A part of Corynebacterium lactis RW2-5 genomic DNA contains:
- a CDS encoding CoA-acylating methylmalonate-semialdehyde dehydrogenase: MSAPRNIVHYVSGQAWEGTTGAFQPVLNPSTGKEQAQVALANKADVDHVIAETAEAQRAWGAANPQKRIRVIMRWIQLIHENMDELARTLSLEHGKTFPDAKGDIQRGVDVLEFSLGAPHQLKGEYSTNVGAGIDTYSMRQPLGVVAGITPFNFPAMIPLWKAGPALAAGNGFVLKPSERDPSVPVRLAELFIEAGGPEGVFNVVHGGKDAVDAILNSDTIKAVGFVGSTPIAQYIYKRCAATGKRAQCFGGAKNHAIVLPDADIEATADTIIGAAFGSAGERCMALSVVVPVGRDTADRLAEAIARKTPDLNVGHCLDPKADFGPLVTADARDRVNRLIGEGIEAGADLVIDGRSLDMSNQEFEGEPLADGFFAGPSFFDNVTRDMSIYTEEIFGPVLCMVRAETLEEAISLPDEHIYGNGVAIFTSNGGAARDFAEKVQVGMVGINVPIPVPIAYHTFGGWKASGFGDLNQHGPDSFRFYTKTKTVTTKWPDESHAGPQFTMPVMN, from the coding sequence ATGTCCGCACCGCGCAACATCGTCCACTACGTCTCCGGCCAGGCATGGGAAGGAACCACTGGCGCTTTCCAGCCCGTTCTCAATCCATCGACAGGCAAGGAGCAGGCGCAGGTCGCTCTTGCGAATAAGGCCGACGTAGATCATGTAATCGCCGAGACTGCTGAGGCCCAGCGCGCGTGGGGTGCAGCCAACCCGCAGAAGCGCATTCGCGTCATTATGCGCTGGATCCAGCTGATTCACGAGAACATGGACGAGCTCGCCCGCACCTTGTCGCTGGAGCACGGTAAGACCTTCCCCGACGCGAAGGGCGATATCCAGCGTGGCGTTGACGTTCTGGAATTCTCCCTCGGCGCACCCCACCAGCTGAAGGGCGAGTACTCCACCAACGTCGGCGCGGGCATCGATACCTACTCCATGCGCCAACCGCTCGGCGTCGTCGCAGGTATTACCCCGTTCAACTTCCCGGCCATGATTCCTCTGTGGAAGGCGGGCCCAGCTCTGGCCGCAGGTAATGGGTTCGTGCTGAAGCCCTCCGAGCGCGACCCTTCCGTTCCGGTACGCCTCGCCGAGCTGTTTATTGAGGCAGGCGGCCCGGAGGGGGTGTTCAACGTAGTCCACGGAGGCAAGGACGCGGTCGACGCCATCCTGAACTCCGACACCATCAAGGCCGTCGGTTTCGTGGGCTCCACCCCGATTGCCCAGTACATCTATAAGCGTTGCGCTGCCACCGGCAAGCGCGCCCAGTGCTTCGGCGGCGCGAAGAACCACGCAATTGTCCTGCCAGATGCGGATATCGAGGCCACCGCTGACACCATCATCGGCGCTGCATTTGGCTCCGCCGGCGAGCGCTGCATGGCTCTGTCGGTCGTCGTGCCCGTCGGCAGGGACACCGCGGACCGCCTGGCCGAGGCCATTGCCCGCAAAACCCCGGACCTGAACGTTGGCCACTGCCTCGACCCGAAGGCGGACTTCGGCCCGCTGGTCACCGCCGATGCCCGCGACCGAGTCAACCGCCTCATCGGCGAGGGCATCGAGGCCGGGGCCGACCTTGTCATTGATGGCCGCAGTCTGGACATGTCGAACCAAGAGTTCGAGGGCGAGCCGCTTGCCGACGGCTTCTTCGCCGGCCCGTCCTTCTTCGACAACGTAACCCGTGACATGAGCATTTACACCGAGGAAATCTTTGGGCCTGTGCTGTGCATGGTGCGCGCGGAGACCCTGGAGGAGGCAATCTCCCTGCCGGATGAGCACATTTACGGCAATGGCGTGGCGATTTTCACTTCTAACGGCGGCGCAGCACGCGACTTCGCCGAGAAGGTCCAGGTCGGAATGGTCGGCATCAACGTGCCAATCCCGGTTCCGATTGCGTACCACACCTTTGGCGGTTGGAAGGCATCCGGCTTCGGTGACCTCAACCAGCACGGCCCGGACTCCTTCCGCTTCTACACCAAGACCAAGACCGTCACCACCAAGTGGCCGGACGAGTCGCATGCAGGCCCCCAGTTCACCATGCCGGTCATGAACTAA